One Halorientalis litorea DNA segment encodes these proteins:
- a CDS encoding KaiC domain-containing protein has product MSKEDDWFERALEDEAESDATADDADGETAEDGNSETAESDSDDGAADAESDPFGDAPDDTFADEMGTTDDDAFGMGQADDADASFGTTGGAESPFGSEAATDTEAAPDIGGSAEEDLFEEDFASAFGGGAGGDDDDFDDDALESDIPRTELGIAGLDDMIQGGIPERHLVVTIGSAGTGKTTFGLQFLRHGLQKDPPEKAVFITLEQSREAILDTADEFGWEFRRYEEDDHLAVVDLDPVEMANSLENIRGELPELIRDFGADRLVLDSVSLLEMMYDDQAKRRTEVYDFTRTLKKAGVTTMLTSEASEDHEFASRHGIIEYLTDAVIFLRYVRQETRETRMAVEIQKIRNANHSRETKPYEITDSGISVYQQANIF; this is encoded by the coding sequence ATGAGCAAGGAGGACGACTGGTTCGAGCGTGCCCTCGAAGACGAGGCCGAGAGCGACGCGACAGCGGACGACGCCGACGGCGAGACGGCGGAAGACGGCAACAGCGAGACGGCGGAGTCCGACAGCGACGACGGGGCGGCCGACGCCGAGAGCGACCCGTTCGGCGACGCACCCGACGACACCTTCGCCGACGAGATGGGAACGACCGACGACGATGCGTTCGGGATGGGGCAGGCCGACGACGCGGACGCGTCCTTCGGCACGACCGGCGGTGCAGAGAGTCCGTTCGGTAGCGAGGCGGCCACGGATACCGAGGCTGCCCCCGACATCGGCGGTTCGGCCGAGGAGGACCTCTTCGAGGAGGACTTCGCCAGTGCCTTTGGCGGCGGGGCCGGTGGCGACGACGACGACTTCGACGACGACGCTCTGGAGTCTGACATCCCGCGTACCGAACTCGGTATCGCGGGCCTCGACGACATGATACAGGGGGGTATTCCCGAACGCCACCTCGTCGTCACCATCGGGTCGGCGGGGACCGGCAAGACCACGTTCGGCCTCCAGTTCCTCCGGCACGGCCTGCAGAAAGACCCGCCCGAGAAGGCCGTGTTCATCACGCTCGAACAGAGCCGCGAGGCAATCCTCGACACCGCCGACGAGTTCGGCTGGGAGTTCCGCCGCTACGAGGAGGACGACCACCTCGCAGTCGTCGACCTAGACCCCGTCGAGATGGCGAACAGTCTGGAGAACATCCGCGGGGAACTCCCGGAACTCATCCGCGATTTCGGGGCCGACCGGCTCGTCCTCGACTCCGTGTCGCTGCTGGAGATGATGTACGACGACCAGGCGAAACGCCGGACAGAGGTGTACGACTTCACCCGGACGCTGAAGAAGGCGGGCGTCACGACGATGCTCACCTCCGAAGCCAGCGAGGACCACGAGTTCGCCTCCCGCCACGGCATCATCGAGTACCTCACCGACGCCGTCATCTTCCTCCGGTACGTCCGACAGGAGACGCGCGAGACGCGGATGGCCGTCGAAATCCAGAAGATTCGGAACGCCAACCACT
- a CDS encoding NAD(+)/NADH kinase, whose amino-acid sequence MNVGIVAQRGNDRAASLAADVRTDLESSGVTVVVDEATAEHIDRDSDRASGVPVERMADCDLVVSIGGDGTFLYAARGAATTPIMGVNLGEVGFLNAVSPEEAIETVRTEVERVRDRGQARTRSVARVGASGDGWAVPPAINEIAVLGPQRGHGHGVTATVTVNGNEFTSGRVDGVLVATPTGSTAYNLSEGGPLVHPGVDALVVTEMAPRDGLPPLVVDGGSEIEITLTDASEAVVASDGRVGEAVTPPTTLRVGRADDPLNIAGPPLDFFAGLGKLD is encoded by the coding sequence ATGAACGTCGGTATCGTCGCACAGCGGGGGAACGACCGGGCCGCGTCGTTGGCGGCGGACGTGCGTACCGACCTCGAATCGAGCGGCGTGACCGTCGTCGTCGACGAAGCCACTGCCGAACACATCGACCGGGACTCGGACCGGGCGTCCGGCGTGCCCGTCGAGCGGATGGCCGACTGTGACCTCGTGGTCAGCATCGGCGGCGACGGAACCTTCCTCTACGCCGCCCGGGGCGCGGCGACCACGCCGATTATGGGTGTCAACCTCGGGGAAGTCGGGTTCCTGAACGCCGTCTCTCCGGAAGAAGCCATCGAGACGGTGCGGACCGAAGTCGAACGCGTCCGTGACCGCGGACAGGCGCGGACCCGCTCCGTCGCCCGGGTCGGTGCCAGCGGCGACGGCTGGGCGGTCCCGCCCGCCATCAACGAAATCGCGGTTCTCGGCCCCCAGCGCGGGCACGGTCACGGTGTCACGGCGACGGTGACCGTCAACGGGAACGAGTTCACCAGCGGCCGGGTCGACGGCGTGCTCGTCGCGACGCCGACGGGCAGTACTGCGTACAACCTCAGCGAGGGCGGCCCGCTCGTCCATCCGGGCGTCGACGCGCTCGTCGTCACGGAGATGGCTCCGCGGGACGGACTGCCGCCGCTCGTCGTCGACGGGGGAAGCGAGATAGAAATCACGCTGACGGACGCGTCGGAGGCAGTCGTGGCAAGCGACGGCCGGGTCGGGGAGGCAGTGACGCCGCCGACGACGCTGCGAGTCGGGCGGGCCGACGACCCGCTCAACATCGCGGGGCCGCCGCTCGATTTTTTCGCTGGCCTCGGGAAGTTGGACTGA